Genomic window (Tolypothrix sp. NIES-4075):
CGCAGGAGAAGTTAGAACTCTTGCAAACAAACCTGTAAATGTTCAACTCGATAGCACTAGCAATCAAATTACAGTCAACAATACTAGGGTGATCCAGCCGATTCAAACGAGCAACGGTGTGATTTACGCGATTAACGAAGTTCTTATCCCACCCGGTGTTAATATCAGTCAGCTACAAAACAATGAAATTTCCCCAGGTAGAGCTACTCGTGGTGGTTCCAGCTACGTTGGAGTTGCTGGTAACATTGGTCTTGGTGGTGATTCAGCTTTGAGCGAACCTAACTTTGCGGTAATTAGCAAACTCGGACTGACACGTAATTTCTCAGTGCGACCCTCAGCGGTATTTGGTGATGATACAACGATTCTGGTTCCTATCACTTTAGACTTGACACCCAGAACAGCAGATGCGGTAGGACGAACATTTGGGATATCTCCTTACGTAGGTGCTGGGGTTGCTATTGAAGCTAGTAGTGATGCCGATCTTGGTTTACTGCTGACTGGTGGTCTAGATGTTCCTTTGGGTTCTCGATTTACCGCAACAGCTGCGGTGAATGCAGCTTTTCTCGACCAAACTGATGTCGGACTGCTGTTTGGAGTTGGTTTAAACTTTTAAGTACACGTAGTAAGCACGGAGAGTGCTTGAAAGAAAGCGCTGAAGCGCTTACTACGGTTTTTATCAATTCCACATAATTGAGCTGTCGTCTAAATGGTCGGTGACAATGCGTCCGATCGCATCGATTTCTTGAAGTTCTTCTTCAGACAGTTTCACATCAGCAGCTTTGGCATTAGCGATCGCTTGAGAAAAGTGTCGCGCACCGGCGATCGCATTAGCTTGCGGTTGGGCAATTAACCAAGCTAAAGCTAACTGAGCTAAAGTACAATTGTGGCGATCGGCGATTGGATGCAATTTATCTAAGGCTTGTTGAGCGCGTTGGTAATTTTCGCCCTGAAATAGTTTATTTTTAGCACGATTATCTTGAGAGTCAAACTTATGATCCGCTGGAAATTTACCTGTTAATAATCCCTGCGCTAAAGGTGAATAAGCAACGATAGATATATTGTTTTCTACACAATATGGCATTGCGTCTTTTTCTACTTGCCGCCAGAACAAAGAATAAGGCGGTTGTAAACTATCAATGCGTCCGTACTGGGCGGCTTCTTGCAATTGAGCGCGGGAAAAGTTAGAAACACCAATGGCGCGAATTTTACCTTGCTCTTTCAGATAATTGAGGGCTTTCATTGTTTCTGAGATCGGCACCTTTTCGCTATTAAATGAGCCTGAGGGCCAATGAATTTGGTAAAGGTCAATATAATCTGTTTTCAGATTTTTCAGAGAGCGATCGCAAGCTTCAATTACTAAATCATACTTGAGATGGTTGGCAAAAACTTTTGTCGCATATTGAACGCGATCGCGTACATCTGATAAAGCTTCAGCCACAATTTGTTCAGAATGTCCATCACCATATACCTCAGCAGTGTCAAATGTGGTAATACCCGCTTCATACGCTGCTTTTATCGCTTTAATTGAGTCAGCATCCTCAATTCCTACCCACATTTTTTTCCCGGCTTGCCAAGTTCCCATCAAAATGGGTGTGATTTGCACGTCCGATGTCCCCAAGCGTCGCTTTTCCATATTTAATTCCTAACTGATAAGGCTTTTTTTATTTTATGCATGTCTTCTCATATTGATGTCAAAAAGCTCTTATATCTGCTAAATTATTCCTCTAGACTTAGATAAAGCGGTGCAGCCTTTATCAGATTTAATTAACTACGTCAGTTTATCACCTACAGATTTTATTTTGCAATTTGGAAAAGTAAATAATATCTCTAAATATATTTAAATGTTTGCAATTATTTTTTGAGGCGTGAATTTTGCTTGAGTTGTATTTGAAATTAAATCAAAGCGAAAGTAAAATTAATTTGTACTTCTTAACACAATTCTTTTTTAATTTATTGATATTTTTAGTACTTTTTTAGATATATATTTTGAAAAAAATGTTATTATGTTAATCTGCTAATTTTTCCATAGACAACAGAAATAAATGGAGCTTTGGCAGAATTATAGATTAAGTTCTCTATCATTTGCGACTGAGTTGATTTTCTATTGTTATAGTGCAATGTTTCTGGAAGGAGCGGCTGCAAGTCTAGGCAAACGAGAGTCAATGTACTTGATGTTAGTCTTTCGATTAAAACACTACTAAGTATTTATGCTAAAAACTACAATCCACGCTCTCAAAGAATGGGCAGTTGCCGTCAAAGCCTTAGAACAGGGTGAAACGATTATGCTACTACGCAAAGGCGGCATTCACGAACAAGGTGGACGTTTCCGAGTTGCCCATGAGGAGATTTTGCTCTACCCAACTTATGAACATCAACAGTCTTTTATGCTGAAAGCTGAGTATGGCAAAGATGTACAGCCGGTGACATCTGGTTGGCATCCAGAAACAGTGGCGATCGGCAGTTGGGCAGAAATTACTGATATTTTACCAGTTAGTGACGAGTCAATAGTCAAAGCGTTACTGCCATTTCATATATGGAATGAGTATTTTATTAGCGATCGCCTCATCTGGAAAGCGCGTCAACCACTTTACATTCTACTGCTGCGGACTTACAAATTACCCAAAGTGCAAGAAATTCCCTATCGCCGAGAATACGGCGGCTGTAAATCATGGATTGATTTGGCACAGACGATTAACTTGCAACCCGCTGAACCTGCATTATCTGACTTTGCCTACAAGCAGCTAGTAACAGAAATTCGTGGCATTGTCGGTGACAAGTTGTATGCTCCATCTTTTTGAGGGAAAAGGAAAGAAATATTTTCTTGCAATCTTGTTTGCAGGTTAAATTTTGTGACGAAATAGTAGCTCATAATACATACACTGAGGAAAACCGCAGATAACATTAGAGAAATCTTACCCTTAGAAAAATTCTAGGGAAAGATTTTTTTATCGCTGTTTTCTTTCAGCTTTGGGATGCCTTGTATATCTATGGTTAATAGCACAGATTCGTGGAAGTATTTAATTCGACATGCTAACAGCGAAAACTAGGCAAAGAAAAATTACCCACAAGGGTGAGGCTAGACTTGACATAAGTCTGTCATTATGCATTTAAAGGAAATACGAGGAGTTTGCCATGCATCGACAAATGTGCTGGTTATCTAAGTTTGGCGGCGATGGAGAGAAAATTTTACATTTGCAGACTGCACCCCATGAGCCGTGGCGTCCTTATACAGCTTTTCCACAATATGCAGTACCGGATTACAAAATACAAGGTGGTTCTCTGGGTTGGGCAACTTACCAAAAGCTTTTGAAAGCAGGCTGGACTGTAGTACATAGCGCACGGGCAAACGAGTTTAGCAGCAACTCGGCAGAAGTTAAAAGTTAGGAGTACAGACGCGATCGATCGCGTCTGTTAAAAGTTCGGAGTCTCCTGACCCACTAAGAATTTAGGCGTTGGTGTAACTAATTGAATTTGGTGATGTCAACGTTGGGATCTAGACCTGTAGAAGCAATTCATGAATTGCTTCTACACTCATTCATACCTTGATTGGTGCAACGCCAGAATTTATATAGTTTTACACCCAATATCTGCACTCCAAAAACATTGCACAGATGCATTTGTGCGCCATGCAACCTCTGCACTTGGCTATTTGCGTTCATAAGACATCTCCAGAAAAGAAAAAAGACCCCACTTCCATTCCTCTCCCCGAAACGGAGAGAGGCTTTAAAACCCCCCTTCCCTCTCTTCTCCTGTCGGAGACGCTGCGCGAACCAGACGCTACGCGAACGTAGGGAAGGGGGGCTAGGGGGGTTAGGTCTGTGTTTGAGAAGGCAGAAGTACGAAGGCAGCTATGCTGAAGGCAACCCACGTTTAAAAACGTGGGACGCGCGGCTGTGGACGCTTTGTATCCTTTGCTCGATACAATTCTTCTTTTAAACTGGGCTTTATACCCACAAAGTAAGTTTTTATTGATATTTATTTCCTTCTGCCTTCTGCCCTCTGCCTTTCTTTGTAAATTTGCGGTCTCTAAATCTTTTCCGGAGATGTCTATAGGATAATTGGATATACAAACTGAGGTTAGGCATATGGGCGATCGCGGCTTACTGTTTTTAAATAATGTAAAATACTTAACCTTAAAATTAACGACAGTTAAGCTGGCTGGGATAATTTATTAAAGTTATCTCCAGGGCAAACGTATACTTATCCTGTATGGATACATACATTAATCGGCTGATCGAGAGTATCCACCAACTATTACCACGATTGCAGATCGAGAGTGTCGATCCCCACGACCCGGTGAAAGTCCATTATCTACCTGACCCTTGGCGGCTTTTGGGAAAGGGAAACTACGCCGTAGTGATTTATCACCCGGATTATCCAAACCAGGTGGTGAAAATTTACGCACCGGGACGACCGGGCTTTGAGGAGGAAGTGGAGGTATACCGCCGCTTGGGTTCACACCCAGCTTATTCTCAGTGTTTGTACGCAAAAGAAAACTTTTTAGTGCTGAAGCGGTTGTATGGTGTAACCCTCTATGACTGCATCCACCGTGGTCTACGCATCCCTAAAAAGGTTATACAAGACATCGACTCTGCGCTAGACTATGCTCGTGGGCGCGGTCTTCACCCCCATGATATCCACGGACGCAATGTAATGATGGACGAAGGTAGAGGACTAGTTGTAGATGTTTCGGACTTCCTGCATCGCGAGACTTGCTCAAAGTGGAATAACCTGAAGAAGGCATATTACTGGCTGTACCGTCCCTTCATCTCTCCAATAAAGCTGCGGATACCCTACTTTGTCCTCGATGTTGTCCGCAGAAGTTATCGCCGATGCGCTTGGTTTAAGACTACTTGCTGTCGGTTAGTACGTTCCTTTATATCCCCATAAGTCCTCAACCCTATACAATAGTGTAAGTATTGGGCATTTGCAAGGGGTCGCAAAGTGGCTGATGATGTAAACGCACAAAAGATTCATCCGAGAGACTTTTCATGGTCTTTCTGGTTCACTTTGCCACTTTACCCGTATGGTAGACGCCAGACAATTCGCAAGGAAGTGGTTAAAGACACAATTTGGACTTTTGACCAGCTTCAGGGGATTTTCTACGTTGTTGTGCCGATTCGCATGACTGTTGTTAAGCTTGATGAAGGTGGTTTGCTGGTTTATGCACCGATCGCACCCACCCCAGAATGTATCCGGCTGGTCAAAGAGT
Coding sequences:
- a CDS encoding aldo/keto reductase, with the translated sequence MEKRRLGTSDVQITPILMGTWQAGKKMWVGIEDADSIKAIKAAYEAGITTFDTAEVYGDGHSEQIVAEALSDVRDRVQYATKVFANHLKYDLVIEACDRSLKNLKTDYIDLYQIHWPSGSFNSEKVPISETMKALNYLKEQGKIRAIGVSNFSRAQLQEAAQYGRIDSLQPPYSLFWRQVEKDAMPYCVENNISIVAYSPLAQGLLTGKFPADHKFDSQDNRAKNKLFQGENYQRAQQALDKLHPIADRHNCTLAQLALAWLIAQPQANAIAGARHFSQAIANAKAADVKLSEEELQEIDAIGRIVTDHLDDSSIMWN
- a CDS encoding DUF1802 family protein; the protein is MLKTTIHALKEWAVAVKALEQGETIMLLRKGGIHEQGGRFRVAHEEILLYPTYEHQQSFMLKAEYGKDVQPVTSGWHPETVAIGSWAEITDILPVSDESIVKALLPFHIWNEYFISDRLIWKARQPLYILLLRTYKLPKVQEIPYRREYGGCKSWIDLAQTINLQPAEPALSDFAYKQLVTEIRGIVGDKLYAPSF
- a CDS encoding serine/threonine protein kinase produces the protein MDTYINRLIESIHQLLPRLQIESVDPHDPVKVHYLPDPWRLLGKGNYAVVIYHPDYPNQVVKIYAPGRPGFEEEVEVYRRLGSHPAYSQCLYAKENFLVLKRLYGVTLYDCIHRGLRIPKKVIQDIDSALDYARGRGLHPHDIHGRNVMMDEGRGLVVDVSDFLHRETCSKWNNLKKAYYWLYRPFISPIKLRIPYFVLDVVRRSYRRCAWFKTTCCRLVRSFISP